Within Candidatus Thermoplasmatota archaeon, the genomic segment GACTACTTTTTCAAAGCATTCTTATCTACTGGCATAAACAATAGCTTTATATATGCGTTGTTATTTAGAAAAACTGCATTGGGCATAGTTTGAGTGATAATATGAGTATTATACTGGTTGTTGAAGATGAGGAGCCCATACAGGAGCTTATAAAGGAATATCTCTCTCCACTTAATGTTGAGATTTACCAGGCCTTGAGCGGGGAAGAGGGTGTAACACTATATAGGGAGCTACTGGACAAAAAAAGAAAACCAGAGTTGGTTGTAATGGATTTAAAATTGCCAGGCATAGATGGTGTAGAAACAACAAAGAGAATAATCAACATGGACCCGAAAGCGAGCGTATATGGCTTTACGGCTTACTTCGGGACAGAATGGTCAGAAGAGTTGAAAGATGCAGGTGCGAAAGGGGTGATAGCCAGACCGGTTGGATTTGAAGGATTCAGAGATATTGTGAAGAGAATACTGGAAGGTGAAGAGATTTAGTTATCTTAAAAACCACATTTCATCCGGTATCTCCTCATATACTTCTGTGGTATTTTTTTTCTCCTTACTTTTTTTATCTTTTCCTTCTTTTCCTTCCTTGTAACTTAAAATCGTTTCTTTATTTATGAACCAATAATGGGTTCTCCATGTTCTACCATCGTAAATGGTCGTCTCTTCTCTCTCCGTAATAAGCATGCCCTCTTCTTCGAGTATATAGAATAGCTGTCTATCCTCCGGCTCCAGCACGTTATCTATTATTCTATCCTCGTATCCAAACAAGTCCATAACAAAATTTGCATCTCCCATTGCAGATTCCACATTGATATTTATACGGTTTGATATTGCAATTGCTAGGTCTTCCAAAGTTACAATACTCATGTATAATTATTGGGTTACTCGGCTATATATACTTTACGATTTTCTCACAGATTTTGCAAGAATGAATAAAATGCAAAGAAAAGCAGAATGTTGACCCAGAGTAGTTAACAAATACTTTTTGACTGATGGCAATCCAAAACCTTTTTTATCCTTACAGGCTTTTCTTTCTGTGGAAAATGTTGCCGTAGCAGTTGAGAAAAAATATGCAGATAGGGCAATAAAATTTTTACTTGAGAATAATTTCCTGGACGATACAAGGAGAGTATGGAGGGAAGGAAATAAAGTGGAAATACCTGTAAAAAATGAAATAACTTTTTTTCCGTTTCCTTTCTCTTTAAAAGAGCAAGAGCGTGTGATTAATAGAGGGCACGACATTCCGTTTAAAAAAATAAAAAAAGAGGCAAAGAAGATTTTATCAACAGATGAGATTGCCATACTCCCGAAAAAATGGGAAAAAATAGGAGATATCCTTGTTCTAAAATTCTCAGGCAAAATTGATAGAAAGGAGGAGGTTTCAAAAATTTATGCCGAAGTTTTGAAATGCAGGGCCGTTTTGGAGGACATGGGCGGCATAACCGGCATAAAAAGAGAACCGATGGTAAAACATATCTATGGGGACGAAAACACAGAGACCATACATGTGGAGAATAAAATAAAATTTAAGTTAGACGTTTCAAAAATCATGTTTTCTTCTGGCAATGTGGATGAAAGGATAAGGATGGCATACATCGGCAATGAGGGAGAAACGGTTGTTGACATGTTCGCTGGCATCGGATATTTTTCAATTCCAATGGCCGTGTATTCAAAAGTGAAAGTTTATGCGTGTGAAATAAATCCAGCAGCATATCATTATCTCAAAAAAAATATAGAATTGAATGGTGTGGAACAAAACATGGCAGGGTTGCATGGTGACTGCAGGAAAGTTGCCCCGCGCGGGATTGCCAATCGAATTTTAATGGGCTATCTGCAATCAAAGGAATTTCTTCCGTATGCCATGAAAATATTGAAAACGGATGGGGGAATAATACACTACCATATGAATTGCCCCAAAAATTCTTTTCCTGAAGTGCC encodes:
- a CDS encoding response regulator — protein: MSIILVVEDEEPIQELIKEYLSPLNVEIYQALSGEEGVTLYRELLDKKRKPELVVMDLKLPGIDGVETTKRIINMDPKASVYGFTAYFGTEWSEELKDAGAKGVIARPVGFEGFRDIVKRILEGEEI
- a CDS encoding class I SAM-dependent methyltransferase family protein, which translates into the protein MENVAVAVEKKYADRAIKFLLENNFLDDTRRVWREGNKVEIPVKNEITFFPFPFSLKEQERVINRGHDIPFKKIKKEAKKILSTDEIAILPKKWEKIGDILVLKFSGKIDRKEEVSKIYAEVLKCRAVLEDMGGITGIKREPMVKHIYGDENTETIHVENKIKFKLDVSKIMFSSGNVDERIRMAYIGNEGETVVDMFAGIGYFSIPMAVYSKVKVYACEINPAAYHYLKKNIELNGVEQNMAGLHGDCRKVAPRGIANRILMGYLQSKEFLPYAMKILKTDGGIIHYHMNCPKNSFPEVPFSDVKSVAHNFGRTAELLKEKEVKSYAPGIIHGVLDIKIF
- a CDS encoding DUF6015 family protein, whose product is MSIVTLEDLAIAISNRININVESAMGDANFVMDLFGYEDRIIDNVLEPEDRQLFYILEEEGMLITEREETTIYDGRTWRTHYWFINKETILSYKEGKEGKDKKSKEKKNTTEVYEEIPDEMWFLR